The window GCTGGCTGGACGAGGAACCTGAATTCATCCCGGATCCCAATGCTGAGAAACCAGAAGACTGGCAAGTAGATAGTgaacacatttgtttgttgctgACAAACTGGACATACTTGCTCCATCTGGTAGCATCTTGCCATGGAAACAATTGGAAGTCAATTGAGGAGCCTTCATTTAGGCAACAGTAACCATTGTCGCCATTTTGTGGCACTTATAGGCAATTAAAAACCCTTTTGGAGATGGGGGTCAATTACTCAGTTTTTGGTATTCGCAATAGTGCTTAGTCGTCCCTTtattgtatggaggaccaaaactgccaaaatttaaaaaaaaatcaataaatgactaaattaataaaagtgaaaataaaaaactgatataaaaaatataataaaaaaattaaatacaaaaaaattaatataaatcaaaataaaaaataactatatctatctatccatctatctatctatatgtatatatatatagatatatggatatatagattgctggagctctccatgcaagccggcgagacttcttagttcgccgacccgctcactaagagcagagcccaacccaagacacgcgtAGGACCGcccgtctgcagcatgaaataaataaatgtgagagcagagcatttttatttattgattgatatttaattatatttatataattattttgtatttattttgacatttattttaatttttttaatcttgttttttatttttacggttatttatttatctagggatatatatataaatatatatatatatatatatatatatatatatatatatatatatatatatatagttgtttttatttcaatttatattttttgtatttaatttttgaattatttcttctatccgtttttattttcacttttatttatttagttgttttttttattaatttttttagtccTCCATAGTATTGCAATAcggtatttttttgtcatttatccTGAGGAAGTAGGTGTCGTGACAGCTCTCCTGTGTGTAGGGATAAGGAGATGGATGGAGAATGGGAGGCCCTGCAGATCCCCAACCCAGCCTGTGAAAAGGCTCCAGGGTGTGGGCTGTGGAAGCCACCCATGATTAACAACCCGCAGTATAAGGGCAAGTGGAAGGCCCCGCTGGTAGACAACCCCAACTTTAAGGTGCCCGACTTGCTTCAATTTCTATGGGCCGGATCTGAAGATGTTGATCTTTGATTTtgttctggattttttttaaagggtccCTGGAAGCCTGGTAAAATCCTCAACCCCGAATATTTTGAGGACCTGCAGCCATTCAAAATGGCGCCTTTCAAAGCGGTGGGCTTAGAACTCTGGTCCATGACTTCCGACATCTACTtcgacaacttcatcatcacctCCCACAAGGAAGTCGCTGATCGCTGGGCCTCGGATAGCTGGGGTTTGAAGAAGCTGGTGGCCAGTGCTAACGAGGTCAGTGTTAAGTTCACTTCATGAGAGCAGCAAATCTGCATCAATCGGCTCAGTCGTATTAACCAGGGTCCTCTGGTCCTCTGGTCCCAGCCAGGGATTTTTGCCCAGTTGATGATTGCAGCAGAGGAGCGCCCATGGTTGTGGGTGGTCTACATCCTGACGGTCGGTCTGCCCGTGGGACTCGTTGTGCTCTTCTGCTGGCCAAAGGTACCAGAAGCTATTTACGTCATGCTTTTACGTTTATCTGCATCATGTTAatccaattaaatttttttttgggggggggggggggggtcacagaAACCGGATGACTATGTGTACAAGAAAGTGGATGTGTCGCAGGCTAATatagaagaagaggaggaagaggaagaagaagaagaggaggaagaagcagcagcagctggagCAGACAAGGATGACAAAGATGTTGAGGCTGCGGACGCTGAAACAGCTGCAGGTGACAACACACATCGAAGTCATGTTGGCTTTCCCATTTTCTTAACACACAACTTGAAACTGTAGCAGAGACTGAGGACAAGGATGGTACAAATCTAAAAGGGGACCAGAGAGATGGAGATGGTGACAACGAGGATgttggagaagaagaagaagatgaggaggaggcagaggaggatgaagagaaAGAGGAAAGCAAAGCTCCTGAGAGAACATTAGAAGAGGAGGAGGTAAATGGAAAAGTGTCTGTACCCCAGAAAAGGTTCACTGGGATCCATTGCCCGCATTCGTAATGTAAATAATCACtagaggtgggaatctttgtCTCACTATTCGATTGGATtcagaacaatttttgattgaaaatgatttgattgacaatgatttccgCTTCAATTTGTAGATGTGCAAATAATCGTCATGACtctagtctgactcgctaatgctaattagagcgctactcgtggcacttttatcactcaaaagaacggctattcataaaaaaacgctccaggaatgtatacagagaagcatcttaacgtTACTCACCGGCGTAtggctcttcctacgctgcaaaaaaacaaaaaacaacttttattggaataacttgtgacttttttccttctactctctaatgtggctacaacttaagtcTATCAGAAcgtgcggaaccacactgcccctaagtggccaaattgtgtacaacatgaacaccgctcccaataaaggcacacacaaacaaggacaagacagtataaaataattgaaataaatcgattctgaatcatacaaaataagaatttttttgAGACACACGCCTAATAATCACCATCTCATTTCCTCTCTTCCAGCCGGATGAAGGCAGTGACACCGTGGAGAGCAACAAGCAAGccgtgaggaagaggagggtacGGAAAGACTGAGGTGACGTCGACACCTACCATCTCCATCTACCCGACAGGGACGACGTGGAAGCGTCATCGCTTCTCCATGTGCAGGACAGAACGTGCATTTCCTACTATCCTCTGGTAGCCTCCGGTCTCTCTGGATGCCTCATTTGCATCTTTCATCCCTCtgccacaaacaaacaacatcCAGTGCTCCTTCTCGTCTTTCAGATGCATCTCCAGTGCTTTGTGCATgacgtttttttctctcactggATGTTTCAAAAATAATCATCGTTCTTTCCCTTGTTTCGAACCTTGCCTGGCAGACTTTCATGTGTGACCTCAGCTCTCCTTTATCAATTCATCGACGTGTCAGGGTAAAGGCAGTGTACAGCATCTGGACTGTCAGCTCTCATGTCCTTTGCTTTCAAGAACTCGTTGAGTTGTTCTACTTGTTAAGAGTTCAGGCAGAGGCACAAAATGCTGGGTGAAGGAAAGGGACCTCATAGGTTGCTGTAAATTGTTTCATCTGAGCATTGACTTTTAAGTCTTTATATTTATTAACAATCTAGAGATCAatacttttagtttaaaattttatgCTTGTATAGAGAAACTTGAAGGGCACGCTGTAGTGCAGATAATATAATAGTAAATTTTATTTGAAGCAATGcactaaaacatttttcccactgttTAATTGGATCAGGCACAAAATCTTTTAGCTTAGTACTATCCTGCCCAGTACCTGGAGGATTGTAATCATGTAACGTATGGATCTTTGATGTGTGTGATTTTAGCCTTGCCAGTTGTGTGaacatatttttgcaaaaacaatTGTGTCTGCGACATATACGACAAGCCCTTGGAacacaaaatttgtttttaagtctCAATGCTCCTGCCAGACATTGGTAAATAGTATATCcttgtttacatttgtttgcaAACTGTGCATTgctcttgaaaataaaatgaaatatttaatatGACACAATTTGTCTGAGGTGTGTTAAGATGATGTGCTGAGGACACAATTAATCCAGAGCGAGCACAGAACtgaaacttttattaaaaacaaaatgaaagcaaCAGTGCAGGGTATCTTCACACAAGATGGCTCCTACCTGGAGTGCATACTctaaaataatttcattcaaCCTAAACAtatcaaaataattttcataaATGACAattcctccccttttttttttttaacagcgtACCATTTCTACCAACTATGATGAGATGAATGACTACTTTTCCAATCAAACATTTCATTAGTATTCATTTTGCTAATGATTCTATTTTGGAAAAGGGGCACGCCCTTCATTTTGCAGCTGAATGTGGACAACAGAAGCACATTTCCGGTCCTGGTCTACCACATCAGATCAATAGCACTCAAATGCACTCGACTGCttccaagtaaaaaataatctgtTCTCTGCGCGTGCCTAGCGCTTCCCATCTTAACTCATCTAGATCAACCCTTTTTATTCAAACAACCATGTTTTTTAGTATCTTAACTGTAAAAAGTTATAATTCATTCTAGATATGCTTAAATTGGGGCGGGGGCTAAAGGTGTACATGCCATTCTAATACATTTTACAGTAACACTTCTGCTTGGCAGTGGGGGAAAAACAGTCATGCAATGTGTGACCATGATGACTtgataacaaaaacataaatacattatattatgACACAAACATTATTCATAGCCTGGTTTGCTTCATTCACCCCACTTACACGTTGCAGGCTGAGACAGGATCACATtgtcttgaaaaacaaaatcaggttggTAACAAGGTGCAAGGTTAGGACCTCAAAGATATTAAAAGTGACTCATGACACTTTAATGGACTCATTTAGCGAGTCATGTGGCACACCTTCGTCTGTAGATGGAGAGCTAGCACTTTTCACAATAGTCTATTTATAGTGTACCAGGATTATTTGCCCATGTGTGGAGAGTTGTGTATAAAATATGTTGTCAATGTTTATTAAAATCTACAGTTATCTGCAGACATTTACACCAATTCAAATTACCGAATTAGGACTCCACACGTCTTCTAATACATTTTGCTGGAACGGTAACCTGGAACAAGTGCCACATGACAAATCAAAAGTGACCCAGCACCGTCGGAGTAAGCAGGACAGGTGGCAAAAAGCGAAATTTGGGCCCAGGTCTGAAGGATGACGTCGTCCGCCTCCTTCACGTCTCTCCTCAGCTTAACTCACTTGCGTTTGCTCTTGGTGTCGGTGGTCTGAAAGACGCTGGACGCAGACATGAGGTTCTCGATGTACTGACCGAGCACCTGGTTCTCCGACTTCAACTTCAAGTTTTCCTCCTTGACCGCGTCCACCCGCGCTGACAGGTCTGCAGCAAACAGATAAGTCCTTTCGTTGAGTTTCTTCATCAGGAATTGCGCACATGAAAAATGGCACTGCTGAATAAAACCTATCTCGATTTTGATGACTTGAATAGGGCCCAACGGATTAATCGGCAGCCGATTAtgattggtcgataattgccctTCAATTACCAGCCCCTTAAAGCATTATCATAGAAGAAAAACTAAGTTTCTGACGCTTTGGAAATACCctaaatgcaccattttgctagcgtagcattagcaattagcaagtgtgtagcgtatgttattctggttatctgttgtccctaagcgtgctttaagctgtttaatgacaccccagttggagttaaaaCAGGGGCAAGCACACTctgtccttgagggccggagtcccgcaggttttgtatgtttcccttctccaacacagctaatatatgatcagctcatcagcaagcactgcataagcatgataacaatcctgttgattggaatcagctgtgttggagcagggaaacagcCAAAACTTGCAAGACTACGGCCCTCAAGGACAGAGTTTGCCCACTACTGAGTTAAAGAATTACTCAACAGGtagtcagactcttgctccaccgctcactaatatttgaaatcaatgctcaaagggggtgttgcctgaAGGACTATTGGCTTTTGAAtgggagagggttgggcgtggtctggctgcgattgacagcagcaactcactaAGAAGCCATTTAAGGAAGAGTGTACGAGAAAGAGCCGGTGGGTGGCAGGGGCGAGTGACGTAGTACGTATTTTCTCATGTAATGAGagaacaaacagccaaattgtatttatctcagtgtttaaccttaagatggcaccaaacacacGTTTTTTTGCCTCCAAATCAAGCtttaataaacaaacatgtactaaaatgtaaaaataatgaccaggacatgtagacagcatttgtagacaccagtttatagtttatcaacaaaaaaaagttgattaagtgttgagttatgctttaactgtaaaactaaacacacaacgataaaaaattacatccactgtatatttaaatacaaaacatgctttgtttttaaaacatcgctagcctagcgctaatgctaaaagcaaagggaggatcccattcaaatgctaacaggaagttagcatcgacttcaggagtgcttttccttcaaataatgaatattcacacacaaatgctgtgggaacacatacccacagataagataacactacgcaatttgtttactttttgtatttgtgtgcatgtgttggcGTGGATGGATTGTTGCTAA of the Vanacampus margaritifer isolate UIUO_Vmar chromosome 7, RoL_Vmar_1.0, whole genome shotgun sequence genome contains:
- the scoca gene encoding short coiled-coil protein A isoform X2 — encoded protein: MNCDIDGDMENQVEMEEKTRLINQVLELQHTLEDLSARVDAVKEENLKLKSENQVLGQYIENLMSASSVFQTTDTKSKRK